The Pectobacterium wasabiae CFBP 3304 DNA segment GGTTGACGCATAGACAAAGCTGACGCTCAGGCGTTTGCCGTCTTTGGTTCGGAATCCTGCGCTGTCTTTCTGTTTCCAGCCTGCGTTATCCAGCAGGTCGTTGGCTTTTTTCACATCAAAGCCCCAGCGTGACGCGACGCTCGGATCGTAGTACAGCGTGGCCGGGCCGAGTACGTTATCGGCGGCTTTCAGCGTACCGAAGAAGGCGACTTTCACTGCTGCGTTGCTGTCTACTGCGCTCTGGAATGCTTTACGCACTGCGACGTCCTGGAAAGGACCTTTGGTGGTGTTGAGATAGAGAACGCGGTTAACGCCTGGGTTTTCATAGGTGATGACTTCCAACTTTGGATTACGCTTCACCGTTGGAAAATTGGCAGGTGGTACGGCATCAATCGCCTGAATCTGTCCGCTGCTCAGTGCGCCAAGACGAACCGACGCTTCCGGCAGATATTTGAATACCAGACCATCCAGATAAGCAGGGCCGGTATGTTTTGCATAGCCCGGTCCCCAATTGTAATCAGGGCGTTTCGTCAGTTTGCTGCCGCTGCCTTTTACAAAGGAGTCGAGAATAAATGGCCCTGAACCCACCACGGTATTGCTGGTGTTCGGCGTTTTCTTCAGGTAAGTCGGTGACTGAATACCCAGATACGGTAGACTCAGTCCTTGTAACAGCGCCGCAAACGGTGAACTGTAGTGAAGCACAACCGTATAGTCATCTGGCGTTGAGATTTTGTCGATCGGACCTAACAGCGATTTGGCGTAGCTGGAGGTGGTTTTTGGATCGAGAATACGCTCGATGTTGTATTTCACCGCTTCTGCATCCAGCTTGGTGCCGTCGCTGAACGTGACATCTTTGCGCAGATGGAAGGTGTATTCGGTATTGTTATCGTTGATCTTCCAGCTTTCCGCCAGCCAAGGCGTAAAGCGGTTGTCCTCAGCCTGCCCAACCAGTGAATCAACCACGTTGCGGGAAATCAGCGCGGCCACGCCGTAGGCGGTAATGTGTGGGTCGATAACAGGAGTATCGCTGCCCAGACCGACATTCAGAATACCGCCGGATACCGGTTTTTCAGTACTTTGTGCCGCGTAAGCGCCGGGGTTGAGTGCGAAGAGTAATGAGAGTAATCCTGCGGCAAGAGTCGTAACCTGCGGGTGATTTTTTTCCATTCCCAGTGTCCTTTACCAATGTCATGAGGCCATACACGGCGGTCTTTTCGCTACTCTAGAGGGCCGTCTTATGCATGTAAAAGAATAAAAATGGATTTTCAATTCCATAAAAATATATATGAGGGAAGGGCCTGGTAGAAATGCTTTTGCTTCGCTGATGTGGTTTGGCTAGCTACGTGGAGGGGCGTTCTTTGTCACTAAGTTGTGTGTGATGAAAAGGTGAGAGTGTGAGTTACTGAACTGTTATTATTTCACAAATAAATAACTAGGCTATTTATTATTTACGCGTTATTGATGAGTTATTATTCGTTTCTCTCTCTGTAAATATACATTTCGTCTACGTTATTGAATCTGGGTTTTCAATTATTGAATAAAAGTTTCACAAAAACTCAACGCTTAATTTATTTTTGTTATTTTATAAAATTTAAAATCGCATTCCTAATAACAAAATAACCTAGAGAGATTGTTAAATATATCAATTAACCTCTTTATCAGTACATGATACTTATGTAAGACTATAACCTTTAATGGTTAGATTGGTAAAAAAATGAACTTTTTTGAACAAACCCCTCCGTCCCGCAGACGTTATGGGTTAGCTGCTTTTATTGGTTTGATTGCGGGTATTGTTTCTTCTTTTGTAAAGTGGGGCGCAGAAAATCCGCTTCCTCCGCGTAGCCCTACGGATATATTTAGTGGTGCTTGCGTACCTGAATCACTGATTAGAGCCGCCGAGCAAATTGATTGCTCTCGTAATTTTCTCAACCCTCCCTACATTTTTTTACGCGATTGGCTTGGGGTCGTTGATCCTAATGCGGCCGTTTATACCTTCGCCGGCCACGTATTCAATTGGGTTGGCGTGACACATATTATTTTCTCTATTGTTTTCGCTTTAGGTTACTGCGTTGTCGCCGAAGTATTTCCTAAAATAAAATTATGGCAAGGTTTGCTGGCTGGTGCGCTGGCTCAACTATTTGTCCATATGATTTCATTCCCATTGATGGGGCTGACGCCTTCTCTATTTGTTCTCCCTTGGTATGAACATGTATCAGAAATCGTGGGTCATCTCATTTGGTTCTGGTCTATTGAGATTATTCGTCGTGATTTGCGTAATCGTATGACTCACGAACCTGACCCAGAGATTCCGTTGGGTGCTTCACGATAAATCGTGATTTTATTTTAGAGATATATAATTATTGTGATGCTTATTATTTCCCGCTTCATAGTAAAAATAATCTTGCAGTAAAAATTGAAAGCTATTCCAGAACGCCTTGAAACTTTCTCAGGGCGTTTTTACTTTCTTGGTTATAAAGCGCGCGAACCATTGCCACTTACACTGTACATCATAGAAAAGACGATCGAACGAGCATAAAGTATTACGTCAGTTTGTGTTTTTTATGCATTCCGAAATTGAGAAACACAGTATTTTAATTGAGTGGTCAATCTGTGCCTGTGTGACCTTAGCTATCCAGCCACCAATATAGAAGCGTCTCGTCTTCATCGTCGTCAATGTTCTTATAAATATTCGAAAAGTACCATTCGATACCCGCTTTTTCGCGAAAAGCGTCGAAAATATCGGCAATCTTATCCATCCCACTCCTTGCAGGAACGGCCAATGTCAAATTTCCCTCAAATATGCCGTCTAAGGTTCCATTCAGTTGGCTTAGCACCTCATTCTCTAAACAGGTGATATCTTCAGGGGGAAGTTCATCGGCATAAATATGAATGCAAAAATTGCCGCCTCTTTTTAGCACTTCTGGGTGTGCGTGCTTGTCTTTAATGCGGAAGATATCTCCGCGTGCCAAATTTAGTGCCAGGCCTGGAGAAGACAGCAGTTCGTAAGTATCTTTCTCGATTTCTCGGACGGGGAGTTGTTCAAACACCGGACCATCATCGTTATTTGCTACATAGATATGAACTAACATAGGCGGGTATTACCAATATTTGAGTCAGTAACGTAAAATGATGTCCCGATGGTAGCCTAAAAATATACTTTCGTATCTTGTTTTCCATTTGGCTGTTTTTTGTACGGCGAATCGCTACAATGATCGAGAGACGTTTGTTGGTGTCTCGGTAAATATCTGCCGAAGTGAGGCGTCAATTTCGTCAATAGTTCCCAACTCAGGCGTGAGTCCTATCTCAATCGTTTTTATCGTTTTGCACCAGTTTGTGGTGTTTGAGCATGTAAAAATGATTTTGTTTGTCGCGACCAAAACATCATCGATCCCGCCATACCCAGCCATGCCCGGATTGCCGATCTCAACATAATAAGTATCTTGGCCCAGTTCTTCATCTTGTTCGTCAGGTTCTTCTGCCCGTTGCAAAATCAGAAAATGCTGCGGGTTATCTTCATTGTCGGCAAATCCAACCGTCAAAACAGCCTCGTCAGTCGACGAATCATAGTAGGCTGCCGAAAATTTAACGCTCATGACTTTCTCCTGTGTCTTACCCGTGAAAATTTACAATTTATCTGTCGTAAACGTTATATCTGTCAATCCTGACTACTCCTTCACCGGTATCCACCCGTAATCTCTCAAGAATTTCAACGGGCGCTTTCCTGTTAGCTGCAATTGCCACTCGCACTGTGCGACTTGTATCGCGAGAAAGGCGATCGAACAAGGCGTGTGACAGCTTTCTTTTACTCGCGACACACGCTCTCGTCATTTCATCAAACTCACACATCGCGTTCGATGATTGCCCGGGGCACCGAACGCGATGATGAAACGCTTACACGGCCATGC contains these protein-coding regions:
- a CDS encoding ABC transporter substrate-binding protein, with amino-acid sequence MEKNHPQVTTLAAGLLSLLFALNPGAYAAQSTEKPVSGGILNVGLGSDTPVIDPHITAYGVAALISRNVVDSLVGQAEDNRFTPWLAESWKINDNNTEYTFHLRKDVTFSDGTKLDAEAVKYNIERILDPKTTSSYAKSLLGPIDKISTPDDYTVVLHYSSPFAALLQGLSLPYLGIQSPTYLKKTPNTSNTVVGSGPFILDSFVKGSGSKLTKRPDYNWGPGYAKHTGPAYLDGLVFKYLPEASVRLGALSSGQIQAIDAVPPANFPTVKRNPKLEVITYENPGVNRVLYLNTTKGPFQDVAVRKAFQSAVDSNAAVKVAFFGTLKAADNVLGPATLYYDPSVASRWGFDVKKANDLLDNAGWKQKDSAGFRTKDGKRLSVSFVYASTNVEAADVALFQAVQFQVKQAGFDVQLTPVDAGEFTTRTNANEYDIASNFFVRAEPDILRTVFDSAYAPPNGNGFTRISVLDDKLRKAIGAGDAERKQLYSEIQREVIDQAYVVPLYVPAYQLGLSKQVQGVSWATNAKPNFYDVWIKR
- a CDS encoding YagU family protein, which encodes MNFFEQTPPSRRRYGLAAFIGLIAGIVSSFVKWGAENPLPPRSPTDIFSGACVPESLIRAAEQIDCSRNFLNPPYIFLRDWLGVVDPNAAVYTFAGHVFNWVGVTHIIFSIVFALGYCVVAEVFPKIKLWQGLLAGALAQLFVHMISFPLMGLTPSLFVLPWYEHVSEIVGHLIWFWSIEIIRRDLRNRMTHEPDPEIPLGASR
- a CDS encoding DUF4265 domain-containing protein; protein product: MLVHIYVANNDDGPVFEQLPVREIEKDTYELLSSPGLALNLARGDIFRIKDKHAHPEVLKRGGNFCIHIYADELPPEDITCLENEVLSQLNGTLDGIFEGNLTLAVPARSGMDKIADIFDAFREKAGIEWYFSNIYKNIDDDEDETLLYWWLDS
- a CDS encoding Imm10 family immunity protein — protein: MSVKFSAAYYDSSTDEAVLTVGFADNEDNPQHFLILQRAEEPDEQDEELGQDTYYVEIGNPGMAGYGGIDDVLVATNKIIFTCSNTTNWCKTIKTIEIGLTPELGTIDEIDASLRQIFTETPTNVSRSL